The Burkholderia mallei ATCC 23344 genome has a window encoding:
- the bcsG gene encoding cellulose biosynthesis protein BcsG: MTFWNLYFILKLYLFAAGHLKPLWIANLGFALALALSAPARRRSVRLLRHALALALAVPLMYREADVPPLARLVETLGGLRAFSAGYWMELVPRFVPPMLALAALGVVIGYLIVNRWLRVATFVLLALIALPVWQAGSAALARLDAAAAAVPGPAGTGRAVQPQDHNAALAAFRSQESQRQVTFGRPSADPATQFDVIVLHVCSLSWDDLDVARLRNHPLLGHFDYLFTNFSTAASYSGPAAIRVLRASCGQEAHADLYKPAPAQCHLFGQLAAAGFAPQTLLNHDGHFDNFLQLIRENIGVPNAPMIPNADAPVAMHAFDGSAIKDDYATLANWYAKRGASPGPVALYYNTISLHDGNQLTGGRMSSLDSYPLRARKLLDDFDRFADLIAASGRRAVIVFVPEHGAALRGDAKQVAGLREIPTPRIVHGPVGVRLVGFKGDHGATTVIDAPASFFALAQLLANLVSNSPFKPGVTLSQYAADLPQTRMIGENEGTVTMTTPTGYAVKTPDGVWIDEK, encoded by the coding sequence ATGACGTTCTGGAATCTGTATTTCATTCTGAAGCTCTATCTGTTCGCGGCGGGCCACTTGAAGCCGTTGTGGATCGCGAATCTCGGTTTCGCGCTGGCGCTCGCGCTGAGCGCGCCGGCGAGGCGGCGCAGCGTGCGGCTGCTGCGCCACGCGCTTGCGCTGGCGCTCGCGGTGCCGCTGATGTATCGCGAAGCGGACGTGCCGCCACTCGCGCGGCTCGTCGAAACGCTCGGCGGCCTGCGCGCGTTCAGCGCCGGCTACTGGATGGAGCTCGTGCCGCGCTTCGTGCCGCCGATGCTCGCATTGGCCGCGCTCGGCGTCGTGATCGGCTATCTGATCGTCAATCGCTGGCTGCGCGTGGCGACGTTCGTGCTGCTCGCGCTGATCGCGCTGCCGGTGTGGCAGGCGGGCAGCGCGGCGCTCGCGCGGCTCGACGCGGCTGCCGCGGCCGTGCCCGGGCCGGCCGGAACGGGCCGCGCCGTGCAGCCGCAGGATCACAACGCGGCGCTCGCCGCGTTCCGCTCGCAGGAATCGCAGCGGCAGGTGACGTTCGGCCGGCCGAGCGCCGATCCGGCGACGCAGTTCGACGTGATCGTGCTGCATGTGTGCTCGCTGTCGTGGGACGACCTCGACGTCGCGAGGCTGCGCAATCATCCGCTGCTCGGCCATTTCGACTATCTGTTCACGAATTTCAGCACGGCGGCGAGCTACAGCGGCCCGGCCGCGATCCGCGTGCTGCGCGCGAGCTGCGGGCAGGAGGCGCACGCGGACCTGTACAAGCCCGCGCCCGCGCAGTGCCATCTGTTCGGGCAACTCGCGGCCGCCGGCTTCGCGCCGCAGACGCTGCTCAACCACGACGGCCACTTCGACAACTTTCTCCAGTTGATCCGCGAGAACATCGGCGTGCCGAACGCGCCGATGATCCCGAACGCGGACGCGCCCGTCGCGATGCACGCGTTCGACGGCTCGGCGATCAAGGACGACTACGCGACGCTCGCGAACTGGTACGCGAAACGCGGCGCGAGCCCCGGCCCCGTCGCGCTGTACTACAACACGATCAGCCTGCACGACGGCAATCAGCTGACGGGCGGCCGGATGTCGAGCCTCGATTCGTACCCGCTGCGCGCGCGCAAGCTGCTGGACGACTTCGACCGCTTCGCGGATCTCATTGCCGCATCGGGGCGGCGCGCGGTGATCGTGTTCGTGCCCGAGCACGGCGCGGCGCTGCGCGGCGACGCGAAACAGGTGGCGGGGCTGCGCGAGATTCCGACGCCGCGGATCGTGCACGGGCCGGTCGGCGTGCGGCTCGTCGGCTTCAAGGGCGACCACGGCGCGACCACCGTGATCGACGCGCCGGCGAGCTTCTTCGCGCTCGCGCAACTGCTGGCGAATCTCGTGTCGAACAGCCCGTTCAAGCCGGGCGTGACGCTGTCGCAATACGCGGCCGATCTGCCGCAGACGCGAATGATCGGCGAGAACGAGGGCACGGTGACGATGACGACGCCGACGGGCTACGCGGTGAAGACGCCGGACGGCGTATGGATCGACGAAAAATGA
- the bpsR3 gene encoding N-acyl-homoserine lactone dependent regulator BpsR3, translated as MLSAALPESRDVRTLVETFRQAALQIGYQHHAIVELSGASHPASIDVVSLHYPSEWVEHYTRNDYFAIDPVHRAAFRYSTPFSWNDVATANLRERHLLMEAEDAGLDNGISIPLHQPLGRVLLVSLSGTAPTHDADAKWRNAYLLGMQFNLQFQSMRTCRPIPPSVHLTDREQMCLTWVARGKSSWVIANMLDISKYTVDFHIENAMEKLNTRSRTFAAVKATRQGLIFP; from the coding sequence ATGCTCTCCGCCGCGTTGCCGGAATCGCGCGACGTCCGCACGCTGGTCGAGACTTTCAGGCAGGCGGCGCTGCAGATCGGCTACCAGCACCATGCGATCGTCGAGCTGTCGGGCGCATCGCATCCGGCGTCGATCGACGTCGTCTCGCTGCACTATCCGTCCGAGTGGGTCGAGCACTACACCCGCAACGACTACTTCGCGATCGATCCCGTCCATCGCGCGGCATTCCGCTACAGCACGCCGTTCTCGTGGAACGACGTCGCGACGGCGAACCTGCGCGAGCGGCATCTGCTGATGGAAGCCGAGGACGCGGGCCTCGACAACGGCATCAGCATCCCGCTGCATCAGCCGCTCGGACGCGTGCTGCTGGTGAGCCTGTCCGGCACCGCGCCGACGCACGATGCCGATGCGAAATGGCGCAACGCGTACCTGCTCGGCATGCAGTTCAATCTGCAGTTCCAGAGCATGCGCACGTGCCGCCCGATTCCGCCGTCCGTCCACCTGACGGATCGCGAACAGATGTGCCTCACGTGGGTCGCGCGCGGCAAGTCGTCGTGGGTCATCGCGAACATGCTCGACATCTCCAAATACACGGTCGACTTCCACATCGAGAACGCGATGGAGAAGCTCAACACGCGCAGCCGCACGTTCGCCGCCGTGAAGGCGACGCGGCAGGGGCTCATCTTTCCATGA
- a CDS encoding ABC transporter permease subunit: MAATEPNADLALPLPATNAAASAAARRAPRVHAGHAAALATWVALAAGWWLAARFEWVSAALLPGPEAVLRKLVVLSTEGFDDATLGEHLLASVSRIATAFALAIVTAIPVGILVATNRIVRGVVDPIVEFYRPIPPLAYLPLMVVWFGIGDASKILLIYLTMFAPLAIATAAGASGVSESRLRAAASLGATRVQLLRHVVLPSALPDILTGVRIALGAGWSTLVAAELIAATRGLGFMVYSASRFLVTDVVIAGILVIGAIALALEIGLRALQRRLTPWRVD, from the coding sequence TTGGCCGCCACTGAACCGAATGCCGATCTCGCGCTGCCGCTGCCGGCAACCAATGCGGCCGCGAGCGCGGCGGCGCGCCGCGCGCCGCGCGTGCATGCGGGCCACGCGGCCGCGCTCGCGACGTGGGTCGCGCTTGCCGCCGGCTGGTGGCTCGCCGCGCGCTTCGAATGGGTATCGGCCGCGCTGCTGCCGGGCCCCGAGGCCGTGCTGCGCAAGCTCGTCGTGCTGAGCACCGAGGGTTTCGACGACGCGACGCTCGGCGAACATCTGCTCGCGAGCGTGTCGCGGATCGCGACGGCGTTCGCACTCGCGATCGTCACCGCGATCCCGGTCGGCATCCTGGTCGCGACGAACCGGATCGTGCGCGGTGTCGTCGATCCGATCGTCGAGTTTTACCGGCCGATTCCGCCGCTCGCGTATCTGCCGTTGATGGTCGTCTGGTTCGGGATCGGCGACGCGTCGAAAATCCTGCTGATCTATCTGACGATGTTCGCACCGCTCGCGATCGCGACCGCCGCGGGCGCGAGCGGCGTATCGGAAAGCCGCCTGCGCGCGGCCGCGTCGCTCGGCGCGACGCGCGTGCAACTGCTGCGCCACGTCGTGCTGCCGAGCGCGCTGCCGGACATCCTGACCGGCGTGCGCATCGCGCTCGGCGCGGGATGGTCGACGCTCGTCGCGGCGGAGCTGATCGCGGCGACGCGCGGGCTCGGCTTCATGGTGTATTCCGCGTCACGGTTCCTCGTGACGGACGTCGTGATCGCGGGGATCCTCGTGATCGGCGCGATCGCGCTCGCGCTGGAAATCGGCTTGCGCGCGCTGCAGCGGCGATTGACGCCGTGGCGGGTCGATTAG
- a CDS encoding taurine ABC transporter ATP-binding protein, whose protein sequence is MAKLCAQQVSVVYASRRGALTALENVSMSVGSGEIVVALGASGCGKSTLLSLLAGFQPPTSGRVSVDGAPVAGPGADRGVVFQDDALMPWLNVIENVAFGLRMQGVGRDARHARARDVLRLVKLAGFEQHRIDEISGGMRQRVGLARALAADPSFLLMDEPLGALDALTREHMQTLLLDVWRATGKGVFLITHSVEEAVLLATELLILSPRPGRIVARHSLDFARRYAHGEPMRSIKSDPRFTEIHLALVEQLMRETEEV, encoded by the coding sequence ATGGCGAAGCTTTGCGCGCAACAGGTATCCGTCGTCTACGCGTCGCGGCGCGGCGCGCTGACGGCGCTCGAGAACGTATCGATGTCGGTCGGCAGCGGCGAGATCGTTGTCGCGCTCGGCGCGTCCGGCTGCGGCAAGAGCACGCTGCTGTCGCTGCTCGCCGGCTTTCAGCCGCCGACGTCGGGCCGCGTGAGCGTCGACGGCGCACCCGTCGCGGGGCCCGGCGCCGATCGCGGCGTCGTGTTTCAGGACGACGCGCTGATGCCGTGGCTGAACGTGATCGAGAACGTCGCGTTCGGGCTGCGGATGCAAGGCGTCGGCCGCGACGCACGCCACGCGCGTGCGCGCGACGTGCTGCGGCTCGTGAAGCTCGCCGGCTTCGAGCAGCATCGGATCGACGAGATTTCGGGCGGCATGCGGCAGCGCGTCGGGCTCGCGCGCGCGCTCGCCGCGGACCCGTCGTTCCTGCTGATGGACGAGCCGCTCGGCGCGCTCGACGCGCTCACGCGCGAGCACATGCAGACGCTGCTGCTCGACGTGTGGCGCGCGACGGGCAAGGGCGTGTTTCTGATCACGCACAGTGTCGAGGAAGCGGTGTTGCTCGCGACCGAGCTGCTGATTCTGTCGCCGCGCCCGGGCCGGATCGTCGCGCGGCATTCGCTCGACTTCGCGCGGCGTTACGCGCACGGCGAACCGATGCGCTCGATCAAGAGCGATCCGCGCTTCACCGAAATCCATCTCGCGCTCGTCGAGCAGTTGATGCGCGAAACCGAGGAGGTTTGA
- the bspI3 gene encoding N-acylhomoserine lactone synthase BspI3 has product MSYIIAGRLNELPPHVQTDLGAYRYDVFVRRLGWTIAGHSLDEHAEWDEFDGPSTIHVVALDDAREICGYARLLPTTGPYLLRDVFAHLLGSSPAPQSPAVWEMSRFAASRRRRSATEREPLGMAFFPSVLTVAASLGATRVVGVMTPSIERLYRRSGIALHRLGNAMPGAGGSLSACSIDLPRLAFAPLGLKQCAACLAMH; this is encoded by the coding sequence ATGTCATACATCATCGCGGGCCGATTGAACGAACTGCCGCCGCACGTCCAGACCGATCTCGGCGCGTATCGCTACGACGTGTTCGTGCGCCGGCTCGGCTGGACGATCGCCGGCCACTCGCTCGACGAACATGCGGAGTGGGACGAGTTCGACGGGCCGTCGACGATTCATGTCGTCGCGCTCGACGACGCGCGCGAGATCTGCGGCTACGCACGCCTGCTGCCGACGACGGGCCCGTATCTGCTGCGCGACGTGTTTGCGCATCTGCTCGGCTCGTCGCCCGCGCCGCAATCGCCTGCCGTCTGGGAAATGTCGCGCTTCGCCGCGTCGCGGCGGCGGCGAAGCGCGACCGAGCGCGAGCCGCTCGGCATGGCGTTCTTTCCGTCGGTGCTCACGGTGGCCGCGTCGCTCGGCGCGACGCGCGTGGTCGGCGTGATGACGCCATCGATCGAACGCCTGTACCGCCGCTCGGGCATCGCGCTGCATCGCCTCGGCAACGCGATGCCGGGCGCGGGCGGCAGCCTGTCCGCATGCTCGATCGATCTGCCGCGCCTCGCGTTCGCGCCGTTGGGCCTCAAGCAGTGCGCGGCGTGCCTGGCGATGCATTGA
- a CDS encoding acyl-CoA ligase (AMP-forming), exosortase A system-associated gives MRNFFDLVEQAACRTPDAEALVAGDARLTYRALAALGLAFAERLQALEIAQGERLAIFLDKRIETVVAMLGAAAAGVVFVPINPVLKPEQVHHILVDSGARCLVTSSLRARILGDGVLAGMPYVILTDAKTLAPAPASRTTFLRWMQPDAPPESVANRHASAAPEPRADTIDADLAALLYTSGSTGRPKGVMLSHRNLLEGAWSVAQYLRHTAQDRILAALPLSFDAGLSQLTTAWAAGASAVLVNYLMPADVVEICVRERITGFAGVPPLWIQLARAAWPGEARARLRYFANTGGHLPRPVLHALRELFPSASPYLMYGLTEAFRSTYLDPAEVDRRPDSIGKAVPNARILVVREDGAPCAPNEVGELVHVGACVTLGYWNDPARTALRYRPSPEAKPGGAPRETAVWSGDLVRRDDDGFLYFVARNDAQIKSSGYRISPEEIEEVAHASGLVAEAVALGVPHDELGESITLVVVPLDADTFRPDALRARCAQQLPPYMVPHTIATRTSLPRNPNGKFDRVALRADAANLVETL, from the coding sequence ATGCGTAATTTCTTCGATCTGGTCGAACAGGCGGCATGCCGCACGCCCGATGCCGAGGCGCTCGTCGCCGGCGACGCTCGGCTCACCTATCGCGCACTCGCGGCGCTCGGCCTGGCGTTCGCCGAGCGGCTGCAAGCGCTCGAGATCGCCCAGGGCGAGCGGCTCGCGATCTTTCTCGACAAGCGCATCGAGACGGTCGTCGCCATGCTCGGCGCCGCGGCGGCCGGCGTCGTGTTCGTGCCGATCAACCCGGTCCTCAAGCCCGAACAGGTTCATCACATCCTCGTCGACAGCGGCGCGCGCTGTCTCGTCACGTCGTCGCTGCGCGCGCGCATACTCGGCGACGGCGTGCTCGCGGGCATGCCGTACGTGATCCTGACCGATGCGAAGACGCTTGCACCGGCGCCGGCTTCGCGCACCACGTTTCTGCGATGGATGCAGCCCGATGCGCCGCCCGAGTCCGTCGCGAACCGGCACGCGAGCGCCGCGCCCGAGCCGCGAGCGGACACGATCGACGCCGATCTCGCCGCACTCCTTTACACGTCCGGCTCGACGGGCCGCCCCAAGGGCGTGATGCTCAGCCACCGCAATCTGCTCGAGGGCGCGTGGAGCGTCGCGCAATACCTGCGCCATACCGCGCAGGATCGCATTCTCGCCGCGCTGCCGCTCAGCTTCGACGCCGGCTTGAGCCAGTTGACGACCGCATGGGCCGCGGGCGCGAGCGCCGTGCTCGTCAACTACCTGATGCCCGCGGACGTCGTCGAGATCTGCGTGCGCGAACGCATCACCGGCTTCGCGGGCGTACCGCCGCTCTGGATTCAGCTCGCGCGCGCGGCGTGGCCCGGCGAAGCGCGCGCGCGGCTGCGCTATTTCGCGAACACCGGCGGCCATCTGCCGCGGCCGGTGCTGCACGCGCTGCGCGAACTGTTTCCGAGCGCGTCGCCGTATCTGATGTACGGGCTGACCGAAGCGTTCCGCTCGACCTACCTCGATCCCGCCGAAGTCGACCGTCGCCCCGATTCGATCGGCAAGGCGGTGCCGAACGCCAGAATTCTCGTCGTGCGCGAGGACGGCGCGCCGTGCGCGCCGAACGAGGTCGGCGAGCTGGTCCACGTCGGCGCGTGCGTGACGCTCGGCTACTGGAACGATCCGGCGCGCACCGCGCTGCGCTACCGGCCTTCGCCCGAGGCGAAGCCGGGCGGCGCGCCACGTGAGACGGCCGTCTGGTCCGGTGATCTCGTTCGCCGCGACGACGACGGATTCCTCTATTTCGTCGCCCGCAACGATGCGCAGATCAAGAGTTCCGGCTACCGGATCAGCCCGGAAGAGATCGAGGAGGTCGCGCACGCGAGCGGGCTCGTGGCCGAAGCGGTCGCGCTCGGCGTGCCGCACGACGAACTCGGCGAATCGATCACGCTCGTCGTCGTGCCGCTCGACGCCGACACGTTCAGGCCCGACGCGCTGCGCGCGCGATGCGCACAGCAACTTCCCCCGTACATGGTGCCGCATACGATCGCCACGCGCACGTCGCTGCCGCGCAATCCGAACGGGAAATTCGATCGCGTCGCGCTGCGCGCCGACGCGGCGAACCTCGTCGAAACGCTCTGA
- a CDS encoding NADH:flavin oxidoreductase/NADH oxidase family protein produces the protein MPDSNPTAAALLAQPLTLPNGTVLKNRLAKSALSEALCGHGGRVTPQLIALYRRWSGSGAGLLVTGNVMIDGKALGEPGNVVIEDDRDLPRLREWAAAAKAHGSEIWMQINHPGKQAMRGLNEETVAPSAIGFGPKLSPYFAVPRALTVDEIDALIRRYGTTAAVAQQAGFTGVQLHGAHGYLINQFLSPQHNQRTDEWGGSAENRRRFVLAVYAEVRRRVGPDFPIGIKLNSADFQRGGSTEEESLDVIRALAEAGIDLIEISGGTYETPVMQLGDRKASTIAREAYFLAFAEKVRADVKVPLMVTGGFRSLAGMEAPLRDGALDLIGLGRILAIEPDAPARLLRGEETRHRVKPLSTGVKYFDSLGSLEVTWYTRQLHRIGKGRNPIPDENALKSFLLDLSSKGCAIFKARRLRASSSEASAARGSATSVAGGPRHDAH, from the coding sequence ATGCCCGATTCGAATCCCACCGCGGCCGCGTTGCTCGCGCAGCCGCTCACGCTGCCGAACGGCACCGTGCTGAAGAACCGCCTCGCGAAATCGGCGCTGAGCGAAGCGCTGTGCGGGCACGGCGGCCGTGTGACGCCGCAGCTGATCGCGCTGTACCGGCGCTGGTCGGGTTCGGGCGCGGGGCTGCTCGTCACCGGCAACGTGATGATCGACGGCAAGGCGCTCGGCGAGCCCGGCAACGTCGTGATCGAGGACGACCGCGATCTGCCGCGTCTGCGCGAATGGGCCGCGGCCGCGAAAGCGCACGGCAGCGAGATCTGGATGCAGATCAATCATCCCGGCAAGCAGGCGATGCGCGGACTCAACGAGGAAACCGTCGCGCCGTCGGCGATCGGCTTCGGGCCGAAGCTTTCGCCGTATTTCGCGGTGCCGCGCGCGCTGACCGTGGACGAGATCGACGCGCTGATCCGGCGCTACGGAACGACGGCCGCCGTCGCGCAGCAGGCGGGCTTCACCGGCGTGCAGTTGCACGGCGCGCACGGCTATCTGATCAACCAGTTCCTGTCGCCGCAGCACAATCAGCGCACCGACGAATGGGGCGGCAGCGCGGAGAACCGCCGGCGCTTCGTGCTCGCGGTGTACGCGGAAGTGCGGCGCCGGGTGGGCCCCGATTTTCCGATCGGCATCAAGCTCAATTCGGCCGATTTCCAGCGCGGCGGCTCCACCGAGGAAGAATCGCTCGACGTGATCCGCGCGCTCGCCGAGGCGGGCATCGATCTGATCGAGATTTCCGGCGGCACCTACGAAACGCCCGTGATGCAGCTCGGCGACCGCAAGGCGTCGACGATCGCGCGCGAAGCGTACTTCCTCGCGTTCGCCGAGAAGGTGCGCGCGGACGTGAAGGTGCCGTTGATGGTCACGGGCGGCTTTCGCAGCCTCGCCGGCATGGAGGCGCCGCTGCGCGACGGCGCGCTCGACCTGATCGGCCTCGGGCGTATCCTCGCGATCGAGCCCGACGCGCCCGCGCGCCTGCTGCGCGGCGAGGAAACGCGCCATCGCGTGAAGCCGCTCAGCACGGGCGTCAAATACTTCGACAGCCTCGGTTCGCTCGAAGTCACGTGGTATACGCGGCAGCTCCATCGAATCGGCAAGGGGCGCAATCCGATTCCCGACGAGAATGCGCTGAAATCGTTCCTGCTCGACCTGTCGTCGAAGGGCTGCGCGATCTTCAAGGCGCGCCGCCTGCGTGCTTCGTCCTCCGAAGCGTCGGCCGCGCGGGGTTCGGCGACGTCGGTCGCCGGCGGCCCGCGGCACGATGCGCATTGA